AGCGAGTCGATATCGCCGTCTCCCAGCGGATAGATCTCGGATGCGATGCCCTGCTCGCCGCGCAGGGTCACGAGCGGCGCCGAGCTGAGCCTTTGCCGGAGCACGGCAGTTTTCTGCGCCGCATCCGCGAGCTGTGTCAATTCCATCACGGGAAGCCGGCCTCCCCCCATCGCCTGGAGTCGCGTTCGCAGAGTTTCGCTCAGGCGCGCGCTCCAGAGCTGGAATTTGTCCTCGATGAGGCCGATCACGACATACCAGTTCTGGCTTTGGTCGATCAACGTGACAAGGAGGCGCTGCAGCTCGTCGATCTGCGCCGCTTCCACCATCAGGTCGAGCTGGTCCAGTACAAGCACGATCGGCGTAGCGGCCGCGTGCGAGAGGTCTCCCATGAGGCGGAGCAGCGCGTCCACCTCCGCGTCTTCGATGGGCTGAGCCTGGCCGATGGCTTGGATCTCCTCGATCATCAGGTTCGTCGAGCCCGAGAGCCAGCGGAATGCGACTTCTCGCGTCTCCGGACGGAAGACGCCGAGCATGCCGCGGAGCAGAGGTGCCTGGTAGCCGCGAGCGACCAGGCGCTGTTCAACCGAACGGAGGTACTCCTCGCGCTCCTCCTCCGAGACATCGCTCCAGACGTCATGGAGCGCGTCTGGGTCGGTTTCTACGAACACCGGGTCGTGGATAAGGAGCAGCCGATAGAGGAGCGCCTCGAGCTGGGAGTAGGGCTTCGGCGCGCTCGCGACGACCCGTGGGTGACGCAAGCCGTACACGATCTTGTCGAGCGTCCAGCGAAAGAGCGCGGCCGGCCGCGTGGGAGGGTTGCTCGCGAAGGCGAAAATGGCCTCGCCCCCGATCTGCCGCCGCAGCCGCGAGAAGAGATGGGACTTTCCGGCCCCACCCTGTCCCACGAGGAAACGCACGCATGTTGGATGCTGCGGGTGTGTCGCCACTGTACGCAAGTCGTGCCGCAGCACCTCGGACACCTCCGCATGGATGCTTTCAACATCAGCGAATCCGGTCGCCTCTTCCGCCCAGATCTCCGACTCGTGGACGGAGTTCCTTAGGAAGGGATTGAGGTAGACGAACTCCTCGTTCACCGGGTCCCTCCAAGCGGCGTCCAGTAATACACGACTCGCCCCTCGGGTGTCCGCTCGGCTGCCTCGAGGTCCTCCTGCGAGAGCCGAGACGGGGAATCGTGCACGGCGAGGGCGACCCGACCCGCCGCAGACAGTTCGTTGAGAAGCCGATGAAACCCTTGGCGATCGGGGACGGCGGCGGCCCGCTTGCAGTAATCGACGTATCGCCGCCACGTACAGGGTATGGGCATCGACTTCAGGCCCTCGCGCCGCGGCAAGTCCTCCGCATAGAACCTGAGAAGCAGGTCCTCGGTGATTCGGCCCGAGTGCACGGGACGGTCGGGACCCGACAGGCGACCGTCCAAGAAGGCCACCAGCAGCTCGAACCGCAGCGGCGGGCGGCGAAGGGCGTTGATCCGCTCCAGGATCGTTCGCAGGCTCCGGATCTGGGCTGCCCCCAGCGCCTCGCTGGGTACCGGGGGCCGAGTGCTGAGCTTCCGAGTCTTTCCCTTCGCAGGTCCTTCGAAAAGTCGCCCTGCCGAGAGGAATCGCCCGATGGCTTCGTCCACGATGTCGCGATAGGCCTTCGGGAGCTTTTGACGGAGCTTTCCTTCGGTCCACTCGCCACCGCCCGCCAAGGCTTGCGCGAGCATGCGTTCGACATACTCCTCCGCGGATCGATGCCAGTATCGAGGGATGGGGTTGCGTGACTGCCTCCCGACCGGATGCTCGAACGCCCGCCCCTCCTGCGCGAATTGCTTGAGAATCGCACTAAGTTTATCGTTCTTCATCGGCACCCCGGCTTTGCGAAGGCGCGTCCCGAGCGTCAGAAGGGGCACGGGACCATCGGTTCGTGCGAGGTGTTCTGCCACAGCGTCAGGAAAGCTCGATTCCTCCGCGCCATTTGTTCGCACGACCACTCTCCCTTCGGTTCGGTTTTTCTCAGCGTGACAGTTAAGGGGCAGGAAATTCTGTCAGTTCCATCATTACCCCCTGGGATCGTCTACCGTAATCATTTGCCCTTAGGTGGACCAGATCCGAGGATAACATGCGGGGCGACCTAGCAGATGGGGTCTGATGGCCGACCAAGCGCTTGTGAAACAACGGCGCGCTGTCTCCCCGTGGCCGGCCAAGCACCGACATAAGAGAACCTCACCTAACAGTGTGGCGCTGAAGAGGACCCCTGGCGCGGGTAGCACCGCCTCGCGGACGGCCTCAAGCAGGACCTGGTTGGCCGGAACCGCTACGAGGGTGCCCACCACCGTGCGGCCCATGAGCCCCCAACGCGCGGACAAAAGACTGCTACCTCCTTCCAGGTGCGCACGTTCGATCATCAACGGTGTGCCTTCACGCCACACCTCGATCCGTTGGCGGCACCAGCCCGCATCGAAGCGCTCATCCGACGCCGGGCGGCCGAGGCACAGGATCTCCCACCCGATAAATGCGGCGCCCCGTTCGACCTCGACACGGGTGGCCGTGAGCGCCTGGCAATGAGCAAATAGTATCGTCTCTTGGGGCAACCATTCCAGCGCCGCTCCCGCCGCG
The DNA window shown above is from Pseudomonadota bacterium and carries:
- a CDS encoding urease accessory protein UreD — protein: MARRHYGPLAVQKPFYPEGEVCHAYLLHPPGGIVGGDRLTIEVTVGDGARALLTTPAAAKIYRSARAPSVQEYHLKIAAGAALEWLPQETILFAHCQALTATRVEVERGAAFIGWEILCLGRPASDERFDAGWCRQRIEVWREGTPLMIERAHLEGGSSLLSARWGLMGRTVVGTLVAVPANQVLLEAVREAVLPAPGVLFSATLLGEVLLCRCLAGHGETARRCFTSAWSAIRPHLLGRPACYPRIWST